A region from the Drosophila mauritiana strain mau12 chromosome 2L, ASM438214v1, whole genome shotgun sequence genome encodes:
- the LOC117150736 gene encoding prolyl endopeptidase produces the protein MGVPCVTQKTLGSPESIFLDTNSMSSDGTTAISQFKFSEDGAFMAYGLSESGSDWNKIRIRNTKEGIDLPEILEKVKFSNVSWTKDSKGFFYGRYTDQDGIIDGSETKLAENQKLYYHLLGESPHQDTLIAEFPEHPSWRFKTDISDCGKYLILSISHTVRDNMLYYAELGSEEKNAFQLELKPIVDKFEADFDYITNEGSNLYFHTNKDAPNYRVIVIDVNNPAEGNWTTPIPEHKKDVLEWAKCVDGNKLVVCYNCDVKHILQARDLNTGKLIRQFGLDIGSINGISGKKSNSEIFYGFSSFLSPGIIFYYDFAKPSEKPTVLREISLNLEGFRRDNYSVEQVFYKSTDDTDIPMFIVQRKRDIAEPRPCLLYGYGGFNYSLMPSFGILSLMFMDTFDGVLAFPNLRGGGEYGMEWHNGGRMLSKQNVFNDFQAAAEFLTKNNYTTKDRLAIQGASNGGLLVGACINQRPDLFGAAVAQVGVMDMLRFHKFTIGHAWCSDYGNPDERVHFANLIKFSPLHNVHIPLNPDQEYPSTLILTADHDDRVSPLHSYKFVAALQEAVRYSEYQLNPILLRVYTKAGHGAGKPTKMRISEATDIITFFKKTLNVDCINL, from the exons ATGGGTGTCCCATGCGTCACG CAAAAGACTTTAGGGAGCCCAGAGTCTATTTTCCTTGACACCAATAGCATGTCTTCCGATGGAACCACTGCAATCAGCCAATTCAAGTTCTCGGAAGATGGGGCGTTCATGGCCTATGGACTGAGCGAAAGTGGTTCCGATTGGAATAAAATCAGAATACGAAATACCAAGGAGGGTATCGACTTACCTGAAATTCTGGAAAAAGTAAAGTTCTCGAATGTCTCCTGGACGAAAGACAGCAAGGGATTCTTCTATGGTCGATATACCGATCAAGACGGGATAATTGATGGATCGGAGACAAAGCTGGCTGAAAATCAGAAACTGTATTACCATCTACTAGGAGAGAGCCCACATCAAGATACATTGATCGCAGAGTTCCCCGAACACCCGTCCTGGCGATTCAAAACCGATATTTCAGACTGCGGAAAATATCTGATCTTATCCATAAGTCACACGGTTCGGGACAACATGCTGTACTATGCCGAATTAGGATCGGAAGAGAAAAACGCATTCCAACTAGAACTTAAGCCAATTGTGGATAAATTTGAGGCTGACTTCGATTACATTACCAACGAGGGATCTAATTTGTACTTCCACACAAACAAGGATGCCCCTAATTACCGGGTGATTGTGATTGATGTTAATAATCCAGCAGAGGGAAACTGGACCACCCCAATACCCGAGCATAAGAAAGATGTTTTGGAGTGGGCCAAGTGCGTTGATGGGAATAAATTAGTCGTTTGCTATAACTGCGATGTAAAGCATATTCTTCAGGCTCGCGATCTTAATACAGGAAAGCTCATCCGCCAATTTGGCCTGGATATTGGCTCAATAAATGGGATTTCAGGAAAGAAGAGTAATTCGGAAATCTTTTATGGTTTCTCATCGTTTTTATCACCAGGTATAATATTTTACTATGACTTTGCCAAGCCATCCGAAAAGCCGACCGTTCTGCGCGAAATAAGTCTAAATTTGGAGGGCTTTCGCCGGGATAACTACAGCGTGGAGCAAGTGTTTTATAAAAGCACTGATGACACCGACATACCTATGTTTATCGTACAGCGAAAGAGGGATATTGCGGAACCCCGCCCTTGTTTGCTATATGGATATGGCGGATTTAACTACAGCCTAATGCCATCCTTCGGCATACTGAGTCTGATGTTCATGGATACGTTTGATGGAGTTTTGGCTTTTCCGAATTTGAGAGGAGGCGGAGAATATGGCATGGAGTGGCACAATGGGGGTAGAATGTTGagcaaacaaaatgtttttaatgaTTTTCAAGCCGCCGCTGAGTTTTTGACCAAAAATAACTATACAACCAAGGATCGATTGGCCATACAGGGCGCCTCGAATGGTGGACTTTTGGTGGGTGCTTGCATCAATCAGCGTCCAGATCTTTTCGGAGCAGCCGTGGCCCAAGTTGGTGTAATGGATATGTTGCGCTTCCACAAGTTTACTATCGGTCATGCCTGGTGCTCCGATTATGGCAATCCCGATGAAAGGGTACACTTCGCGAACCTTATTAAATTCTCGCCTCTTCACAACGTTCATATTCCTCTGAATCCGGATCAGGAGTACCCATCGACATTAATCCTGACAGCCGATCACGACGACCGTGTAAGTCCTTTGCACTCCTATAaatttgttgctgctcttCAGGAAGCAGTGCGGTACTCGGAGTATCAGCTGAATCCAATATTACTAAGGGTTTATACGAAGGCAGGTCACGGAGCTGGAAAGCCAACCAAAATGCGCATTAGTGAGGCCACGGACATtataacatttttcaaaaagaCACTCAATGTCGATTGTATTAATCTATGA